A single genomic interval of Nocardioides nitrophenolicus harbors:
- the greA gene encoding transcription elongation factor GreA has translation MTQTDQSGQNTIWLTQDAYDKLQAELEHLQGPRRAEIVAEISAARDEGDLKENGGYHAAREEQGKNEARILQLKDMLRRAEVGETPPDDGVVEPGMVVTYKFDGDDDDEAESFLLGAREIEPEGLTVYSPQSPLGQAINGRSKGDTVSYEVNGKTQTVVILDARPYAG, from the coding sequence TGACGCAGACCGACCAGAGCGGCCAGAACACGATCTGGCTGACCCAGGACGCCTACGACAAGCTGCAGGCCGAGCTGGAGCACCTTCAGGGTCCGCGCCGCGCCGAGATCGTTGCCGAGATCAGCGCCGCACGCGACGAGGGTGACCTGAAGGAGAACGGCGGCTACCACGCCGCCCGCGAGGAGCAGGGCAAGAACGAGGCCCGGATCCTCCAGCTCAAGGACATGCTCCGCCGCGCCGAGGTCGGCGAGACGCCTCCCGACGACGGCGTCGTCGAGCCGGGCATGGTCGTGACCTACAAGTTCGACGGCGATGACGACGACGAGGCGGAGTCCTTCCTCCTCGGCGCGCGTGAGATCGAGCCCGAGGGCCTGACCGTCTACTCCCCGCAGTCGCCGCTGGGCCAGGCCATCAACGGCCGCAGCAAGGGCGACACGGTGAGCTACGAGGTCAACGGCAAGACCCAGACCGTGGTCATCCTCGACGCGCGGCCCTACGCAGGCTGA